A genomic window from Armatimonadota bacterium includes:
- a CDS encoding DUF4242 domain-containing protein, with the protein MGTYMADCDLPGMTPEQLTGTEARVRRACEQAAAAGAVIRYLRAIWVPGDWRVMYLFQAPDAPAVEAVCRAAHIPFLRVVDAVEGSGA; encoded by the coding sequence ATGGGGACGTATATGGCCGATTGCGACCTTCCGGGGATGACACCCGAGCAACTGACGGGCACCGAGGCGCGCGTCCGGCGGGCGTGCGAGCAGGCCGCCGCCGCCGGCGCCGTCATCCGGTACCTGCGCGCGATCTGGGTGCCCGGCGACTGGCGCGTGATGTACCTGTTTCAGGCTCCTGACGCCCCTGCCGTGGAAGCGGTCTGCCGCGCAGCGCACATCCCGTTCCTGCGGGTCGTGGACGCCGTCGAGGGGAGTGGGGCGTAA